In Penaeus chinensis breed Huanghai No. 1 chromosome 2, ASM1920278v2, whole genome shotgun sequence, the following proteins share a genomic window:
- the LOC125034230 gene encoding mucin-2-like — translation MVEEGKNDNNLMHLVRFDHGSIRKFLIFIDTFSTATGEYRASKLTDMILLPSVINEAITISLCIRDKRLLVKYYKGTKTLTYPAHLTSGTFIRKQVLRFRCGRSVETAPIPGRPQSAFDEDAIHQTEMPLCLIAVVPFVTQPKISRLALDRQSPTIATSIVHGSLAARNPPRRSSGENHERLHADSARAGGPGCRRACAEDKPQKTEKDEKSLQKVSGRKAAEDTDKRKNKKDEKSLQKVSGRQAAEDTDKRKNKCRDRKRCRKLAGVCQSKKTACVGGKKMKGKKFCNKNKCRCCVPRSSMCKEKKWCKNRGGKCQFKWDTCDGNTRAKGCRGSSVCVCCIPNTSPTPAPTPAPTPAPTPAPTQAPTPAPTPAPTPAPTGPTPAPTPAPTGPTPAPTPAPTGPTPAPTPAPTGPTPAPTPAPTGPTPAPTPAPTGPTPAPTPAPTGPTPAPTPAPTGPTPAPTPAPTGPTPAPTPAPTGPTPAHLLLHQLVPLRAYSCTNWSNSCTYSCTNWSHSRTYSCTNWSHSSTNSCTNWSHSRAYSCTNWSTPAPTPAPTGPTPAPTPAPTGPTPAPTPAPTGPTPAPTPAPTGPTPAPTPAPTGPTPAPTPAPTGPTPAPTPAPTGPTPAPTPAPTDPTAGPTDGPTAGPTGGPTAGPTDGPTAGPTDGPTATPTAGPTATPTAGPTATSTAGPTATPTDGPTATSTAGPTATSTDGPTATSTDGPTATSTAGPTATSTAGPTATSTAGPTATSTAGPTATSTAGPTATSTAGPTATSTAGPTATSTAGPTATSTAGPTATSTAGPTATSTAGPTATSTAGSTASSTQ, via the exons atggtAGAAGAaggtaagaatgacaataactTGATGCATTTGGTGCGTTTCGACCATGGCTCCATAAGAAAgtttttaattttcattgataCCTTTTCAACTGCAACTGGTGAGTACCGAGCTTCGAAACTAACTGATATGAT TTTACTACCTTCAGTGATAAACGAGGCTATAACCATATCACTTTGTATTAGGGACAAACGTTTGCTGGTAAAATATTATAAAGGAACTAAAACACTAACATATCCAGCTCATCTTACATCTGGCACCTTTATCAGAAAACAAGTGCTGAGA TTCAGGTGTGGTAGATCTGtagaaacggctcctatcccagggcgaccccagtctgcctttGATGAAGACGCCATCCATCAAACGGAGATGCCACTTTGTTTGATCGCCGTAGTACCGTTCGTCACTCAGCCCAAGATATCAAGACTAGCGTTGG ATCGGCAGTCCCCTACCATCGCCACCAGTATCGTCCACGGGTCTTTAGCAGCGAGGAATCCACCAAGGCGTTCCTCGGGCGAAAATCATGAGAGGCTTCACGCTGATAGTGCTCGCGCTGGTGGCCCTGGCTGCCGTCGCGCATGCGCAGAAG ATAAAcctcaaaaaacagaaaaagatgagAAATCACTGCAAAAAGTATCAGGTAGAAAAGCTGCTGAAGATacagacaaaaggaaaaaca aaaaagatgagaaatcACTGCAAAAAGTATCAGGTAGACAAGCTGCTGAAGATacagacaaaaggaaaaaca AATGCAGAGATAGGAAGAGATGCAGAAAACTGGCAGGAGTTTGTCAGTCCAAGAAAACGGCTTGCGTCGGcggaaagaagatgaaaggcaAGAAGTTCTGTAATAAGAATAAGTGCCGCTGCTGCGTTCCTAGAT CATCAATgtgcaaagaaaagaaatggtgCAAAAATAGGGGCGGAAAATGCCAGTTCAAGTGGGACACTTGCGACGGAAACACAAGAGCTAAGGGATGCCGAGGAAGCAGCGTCTGCGTCTGTTGTATCC CCAACACATCACCAACTCCTGCTCCCACCCCTGCACCTACTCCGGCTCCCACTCCCGCACCTACTCAAGCTCCCACTCCCGCACCTACTCCTGCACCTACTCCTGCACCAACTGGTCCCACTCCAGCACCAACTCCTGCACCAACTGGTCCCACTCCCGCGCCTACTCCTGCACCAACTGGTCCCACTCCCGCACCTACTCCTGCACCAACTGGTCCCACTCCAGCACCAACTCCTGCACCAACTGGTCCCACTCCCGCACCTACTCCTGCACCAACTGGTCCCACTCCTGCACCTACTCCTGCACCAACTGGTCCCACTCCCGCACCTACTCCTGCACCAACTGGTCCCACTCCTGCACCTACTCCTGCACCAACTGGTCCCACTCCCGCACCTACTCCTGCACCAACTGGTCCCACTCCTGCA CACCTACTCCTGCACCAACTGGTCCCACTCCGCGCCTACTCCTGCACCAACTGGTCCAACTCCTGCACCTACTCCTGCACCAACTGGTCCCACTCCCGCACCTACTCCTGCACCAACTGGTCCCACTCCAGCACCAACTCCTGCACCAACTGGTCCCACTCCCGCGCCTACTCCTGCACCAACTGGTCCACTCCCGCACCTACTCCTGCACCAACTGGTCCCACTCCCGCGCCTACTCCTGCACCAACTGGTCCCACTCCTGCACCTACTCCTGCACCAACTGGTCCCACTCCCGCGCCTACTCCTGCACCAACTGGTCCCACTCCTGCGCCTACTCCTGCACCAACTGGTCCCACTCCTGCACCTACTCCTGCACCAACTGGTCCCACTCCCGCACCTACTCCTGCACCAACTGGTCCCACTCCCGCGCCTACTCCCGCACCAACTGACCCAACTGCAGGTCCCACTGATGGCCCAACTGCAGGTCCCACTGGTGGCCCAACTGCAGGTCCCACTGATGGCCCAACTGCAGGTCCCACTGATGGCCCAACTGCAACCCCCACTGCTGGCCCAACTGCAACCCCCACTGCTGGCCCAACTGCAACCTCCACTGCTGGCCCAACTGCAACCCCCACTGATGGCCCAACTGCAACCTCTACTGCTGGCCCAACTGCAACCTCTACTGATGGCCCAACTGCAACCTCTACTGATGGCCCAACTGCAACCTCTACTGCTGGCCCAACTGCAACCTCTACTGCTGGCCCAACTGCAACCTCTACTGCTGGCCCAACTGCAACCTCTACTGCTGGCCCAACTGCAACCTCTACTGCTGGCCCAACTGCAACCTCTACTGCTGGCCCAACTGCAACCTCCACTGCTGGCCCAACTGCAACCTCTACTGCTGGCCCAACCGCAACCTCCACTGCTGGCCCAACTGCAACCTCAACTGCTGGCCCAACTGCAACCTCTACTGCTGGCCCAACTGCAACCTCCACTGCTGGCTCAACTGCATCCTCCACTCAGTGA